GCCTCATTCAGCTTGTCATTGAGCACAACAAAGAGTTTCTCGGCACTGAGCTTTCCTCGTTCCAGGCGGGCATATTGTATGCTTTTCCCGGGAATGCGTGAGAACTGTTTCTCGTATTCGGCAATTACTCGAGTAAGCGCATCCTTCTTGGCGCGTAACGTCTGTATTTCTATCTCCCCTTCAAGCAGTTTTTGTTTTACTTGCCGAACGTATGCCGAAGGAGTCAGACTTGCAAAATCGGGTCCGCTGCCGGCGGGAACGAGGGTTTGAATGTAATCCTTCGTTCGCGTCTTCAGCTTCTCTTCCAACTCCTTAATCTGCGCGTTTACCTCGCGGACTTTATCCCCGAACACTTCCTTCCCGGCAAGAGCAGGATTTTTCGACACAGCAAGATCACGCTGGACTTCAAGGCCTGCAATTTGTTCCTGCAGGTTCTTTATGTACGGATCACTCGAGCTGCCCATCGAACGGGCAAGTATCTGCTCTTGTTGCGGAATCTCCTGCCGGTATGACGTGACTGTCCGCTCCAGCGATTGAAGGGCAATATCCGTCGCGTCGCGGGTTGCCTCAAGCTGGGAAAGCTGGTCAATCAACTTTCTCGACTCGTTATCCAGCGAAACGATTCCTTTGTTTTCCATGTACGATTGAAGTGAGCCCTCCAGCATTTCCAGATGGGCACGCTGGTCGGCAACCTGCGTCTCCAGAAACTCACGCAATGCCCGTGATTTCTGACGGCTCTTATGAACATTCCGGTTGTAATACTCGGATGTAAACACATTTGCGAGCAGCGCAGCCTCGCGCGGGTTCTTGCTCTTTGCAATAATCTTGATAACATCCGACTCTCGTACAGTCACAAAATCGACGGATAATCCAAGCCGTTTCGTCACCTGCTCAACCGTCGCAACAGTACGTTTTCCTTCATCATCTTTTGCGGGCCGGATGATGTTGATGGGCTCCCGGGCTCCCGGGTCGATGTACATTTGAGAAATCAACCGCCGGGCAACGGATTCAGCCAGTGTTTGCGAGCGCAGAATCTCAAGCTCATTCTGGCGGATGTTTGTGACAATAGCACTGCCGATGGAGGGAATAAACAACCCGCCCGATTCCGGTGTTTGCGTTTGAATCAGCACCGCCGAGCTTGCCTGATACACAGGATTTTTGAGTTTAGTGAACAGGAACGCAGCAACGGCCATCACAACAACAGCGGACACAATAATCCACTTTCCCCGGAGAAGGACTGCAGGATAGTCGCGAATCACCGGCTGGGGCGACGGAACAAGTCGAGTTCTCTGTTCGTGTTCGGTTTTCATGGAATGGGTAGATACAGTCAAGATGTGTTGAGATGCTTCTGCGCTTAGCGCAGCATCAAGATGCGAAAAAAAGGAGGGACAAAAAGTTAGAGGTGTCACACTTGTACGTCACGTGAAGGGTGACGCGAGGGGCTTGACGCACAATGTGAGTCAGCATAAGAAATGATGAACAGAGATACGGCGCCACTTCCCGCGGCGCCGCAGACATTCTTACCGGAGTGGTTACTTCAAGAGCGTCATCTTACGCGAGGAATACAACCTGCCCGGAGAATCTCCATTCACGCTGTTTGCAATCAATCGCGCCACATACACACCAGTTGCAAGATTGCTCGCATCGAAGTGAACTGTGTACGATGATGCTTCCATCACCTGATCAACCAGCGTCGCCACTTTTCTTCCCAAGAGATCATACACAGAGAAATCAACAAGACTTGCTGACGGCAGCGAGAACCGGAATGTTGTTGAGGCATTAAAGGGGTTGGGGTAGTTCTGTTCCAAGGCAAATTGTGACGGCGTCATATCCTCAACTTGTGTCGTTCCTCCGGTTTGAAACCAGAGTGTGCCTGTGTACGGATCGCTGCTCGTTGTGGCGTCAATCGAGATGGAATCAAGCAGATTGTTGTATCCCGTCGCCGGTTCCCAAGTGCCTTGGTTAGCAAGCCGGACTGAATAGTCGGGTCGGTTGCGAAGGCTGTTCATTGGGTCGGGAAGATTGAGAAGCACTGTATACAATCCTGCCGGCATGTTTGAGGGAATACCGACAGTAGCGCTGAGAAGAACCGTATCGCCTGCCCCCCAGAATCGAGGATCAACCGGGAGCCTCGCAGAATACACAGTGCCATTGCTTCTATTCCTCAGACACAATTCGACTGTTCGAGGATTGTAGAGCGAGGCCCATCCGCTGTTAGTCAGTCGGGCAGTAAACATGAATTTCCCCATCCTCCTTCCCACTGACGTAAAAGTCGAATTCAACAACGAGAGCCTGTATCCGAGACGCCGCTGTATTTCCTCATAACATCCCCCCGAAATGAATCCGTTGATCACGGTGGCATGGTAGCCGCCGTTGAGATACGACCAGCGCAGTCGGGCCATTTCCCGAACTGCATTTGTACAGTTTGAGAATGCGCTCGGAGCGCATGTTTCTCCCCCAAGCGGAACAAACCGGTTGTCGAGACGGAGATATGGCTTTGCGAGTGCCGTATCGAGCCTGTTGTCGCGCCAATAAGTGCCGTAATCGTCAGCGCTTGCAAGGAAGCAATCATTGTGGTGACCGACTCTCGCGACGGAAGCATCCGTAAATGCCTGAGCCGGTGTTACTGCAGCGGTCGAGTCGTAAGGAAGCGAGAAAATTGCCTGTTTGTGCCGCGGATAGCGAAGCTGAGTCATTCTTTCGGTAGGCATGACAGAGATAATCTTGTTCAGAATCGTTCTCATATTCTGAACACTCTCATTCCCGTTGGAAGATGAGTGCCACTCACCCCACGCTCCGATGAATCCGGCCTGCAGGAATGCGATTACGTCCTTGTTCGCTTGCAGAATCGGCCTTAGTTGATCGAGATGACGAAGAATCACTACTATTGAGGCATCAGGCTCGTTCATCGCCGCGGAATAACAGAATCGGGGGATGATCTTCAAGCCTGCATTCCGGATGGCGGTGAAGTCGGCGCTGATGTTCTGCAAAATGCTATCGGGCAAATCAACAGTACGCCACTGCTTCAATCCGAAATAGCGGAATACCAATGAATGGGATTGCCTGATGGTTCGAAGACGGTTTGGATCGAGCTTGCGATACGGCGTAATTTGACCGGGCGTCATGCCCGTTTGTTCAAGCTGGAAAATGCCTCGCTCGGGATTCTGGAAAATCTCCGAAGAGGCAGTATACACCACGGATCGTGTCTGGCTGGTGGTGGAATGGAATTGAACAAAGAAACAGATGAGCAAAAGAGACAGAAAGGTAGCTCGTCCCACGATATCCTCCGCACATAATGAAACCCAAGAACTTCCCTTCGCTACGGCCATCGGTGGTGACGGCCATATCAGGTTACATGCAGAATATACATCGTGGTACAACTCTTCGCAAGACGTATTAACCACAATTCACTTAATTATAATTCATATCCGAGAACAAAGTAGAAGATCAACGGACCGTGACGGAACGGACGGGCGGGAACATCGCTGTCAAAGAAGAAGCTCTTCCCCACACCCAACACCGCTTGTCCGAGCGGCGTATCCAAAGCAAACTCCAGACCGACACCATGACGGAATGAACTCAGCTTGATTTGCTGGGGCGTAGCAGAGATCGATGCAAGATCGTACCGCGCGCGGAGGTACGAATCAAACACAAAATCGATGGGCAGTTTGTACCGGTACTCCAGGTTGAGCGCAACGAGTTGGCGGCCGCGTCTGTCATCTTCCCGCGTGCCGAACATGGATTCACGCCCTCCCAGGAAAAATTGCTGGCCGAGGGGCATCGTAAGATCGGCAATCCCGACCGTGAGACGAGGGCAGAACACGCTCCGCTCACCCCACGACCGGTAGCTCGCATACATGAACCTGATTGCGTTATAGCCGACATCACTCAACAAATTTGTTGAGGCAAATTCATACGAAAGCATCAACTGCTGGCCTGATGTCGGAAACGGGTAATCATCGCGTCCGTCAACCATTGTCCCGATTTTGAACAGAGAGAGCATGTAGCTCGATTCAAGCTCGGGAGTATTGTCCAGATTCCGGATTCGGGCCCGTTGCAGTGACCATTCCGCAGTCACGCTTCCGAGTCTCTGCAATGGGGCTCCAACAACAAGCCGTCCGCCAAGGCGAATATCAGAATATTCCCCCGCCCGGTCCCGTTCCCAACGGCTTGTTCCTGAAAATTTCGGGTCATCCACATACACATAGCTGTTGTGGACACTGGCAAACAAGCCGAGATTAAACGTGAACGAGCGGCTCAGGAGGCTATTCGACCTGAACTCCAAATTCGCCTTCCCGTTGCGTCCGCCGCCTGAAAGAGTGAAACCGAGATCGGTACCGATTCCTCGAAAATTTTCGTCACGAATATCGATAGTGCCCTGAAGTTTTCGTTCGTCGTCCGACCGGATGCCGAAGCGGATCAGTTGTGACGGCAATTCTGCAAGACGGATAGTCAGCCCCGGCGTCTTGTCCGCGTACGAAACTTCAAGATAGACGTACTCGAATACGCGTGTGCCGTTGAGATTGGTCAGACCTTGTTTTGCCTTCTCGATTTCAAACGCGTCGCCCGGTGCGAGAGGAAATTCGCGGAACACGAACGACTCTTCCGTCCGATCTCCCCCCCGAACGTGAAGGTATTCGATTATTCCCTCATTCAATTCAATATGCATCGTGCCGGTTGCTTCGTCGAATGACGAATGGACAATCCGAGCCAGGGAGTACCCGCGATTGCGATACAGTTTCAGCAAATTCTCCGCCGCTTCACCGCACCGGCGTTGGTTCAAGATCTTACCTAACAAAGGACGGAATTCAGCCTCAAGAGAGTCCGATGGAACAAGTGTGTTCCCTGTGAACCGGACACCGCGCAGAAGAGAATTCGGGTAGAGAGTAAAAACGACCTGTGTCGGGCGCAATTCCGGGAACACTTCAACAACAATGTCCCGGAAATTTCCGGTGGCGAACAACGCTCTGATATGTTTGCGGATTTCAATTGACGACAGTGTACCTTTGAACGCATCGTGCTTCAGTTTGAATGAAAGCGAATCGGGGGCACCTTCTCCACTAATCTCAAGTTGCACATCCTCAAAAACCCTGTTCTCACTGTCAGTTTCTGCACTATCCATTTTGTCAACAGCCCGCTCGTACAGCGCCTTGATTGAGTCAATCTGCTCCCCTGCCGATCGGTACCCCTCCTCAATCAACTCCTCAAGTCCTGTGAAGTCTGACGACAAATGGCGTCCGACCGAAGGCGTAATGGCGACATCCGCCTGTTTGATTTGCTCCTCGTTTGCCAACTGCATCATAATTCCCATGATCTGATCTGCAGTCTGCCACGGGGCTTTCAACTCATCGGCATTTCGAAAGCCGCTCGTTGAATTGACGGCAACGACAACATCACAGCCCTCCTTTTTCGCGACATCAACAGGAATGTTCGTTACCAATCCTCCGTCGACAAGTTGCATGGAATCTTTATTCACCGGACTGAAGAGCAGCGGCACAGTGGAACTCGCCCGCAAGGCTTCGGCAAGCGAGCCCCGATCGAGAATAATCCGGCTTCCGGAAATCAGATCCGTTGTCACTGCGCGGAAGGGAATCTTCAAATTGTCAAACGTCGGGTTCGGATGATACAATGCTTGCAGTGTCTGCTCGCTCAGAAAGTTCGTAAGCCGTTGACCCGATGAAACGGCATGCGGTATGACAGGCCGCAATCCCTGAAACCGGACAGTCAGGAAACTCCAGTCTCCTGCAATTTTTCTGTCAATGGGGAGATCCGTCCGCTTCGTTTCATCAGAAAAAGAAAGAACCTCGTCCCAATTTGTTGAGAGGGCGAGACTTTCGATATCGGCGCTCGTATAGCCCGAAGCGTACAGGCCGCCGACAATTGCACCCATGCTTGTGGCGGAAATGAAATCAACAGGAATCTTGTAATGTTCGAGTGCTTTCAGCACGCCGATCTGCGCAGCACCGCGTGCCCCTCCTCCGCTCAACACCAGGCCGATGCGCGGACGTTTCTGGGTCTTGAATGGATAGAGATGATTTCGGGCGTTCGCTGATGAATCAAACTGGGGACGGTACGTTATCTTCGTCTGTGAAGAAAGACCGGAGGGTACAAGCCATAGAATTCCGATGAAGCAAAGAAGAAGTTTGATATGAATTGCCAACGTGCTGCCACCATGAGAGGGTTGAATGTGCCATCAAAGTAGAAGTTTTGGGAAGGAAAATCAACGGCTTACGTGGAGACTCAGAACACAACAAAATCCAGGTAGAAGAAAATCAGAGGCGAGACAAACAGAAGGCTGTCAAATCTGTCCAACACACCGCCATGTCCGGGGATGAGAGCCGATGAATCCTTCACACCGGCATCGCGCTTCAGTAACGACTCGGCAAGGTCACCCGCCTGCCCGAATATCCCGACAATGCTGCCGCACACCAACGCACTCCCGACCGTCATATACGGGAGAAAGAAACTCTGCGCGACAAGAAACGTTGCCACGGCGCCCACATATCCGGCAACCGCCCCCTCCCATGTTTTGTTCGGGCTGACACGCTCAAACAGCTTGTGTTTCCCCAACAGCCTGCCTGCAAAATAGGCAAGAGTGTCACATACCCAGATGGAAACAAAAACCGTAATCACCGTTGCCCCTCCCCAATCGTACACCTGCCGCACAACTTCCGCGGGATAATCAATACCGTGACCCTCGAAATGCAACCACACCGGAAAGTCGGCCGGAATAAACAACTCACGTACGCCAATCAATGAGCCGAGAAAGAGTGAGACATAGCAAACACCGAACAACGTTGTTGCTACATTCAGCAATGCCGAGCCTTTGTTGCGGAACAATTCCAACAACATGATCAACGGAACGAAGATGAGGAAAAGAATGAGGAATAACTGGGCCATCGTTGGCATGGGCAGAGCCACACCGAACTGACCGGCAAATGTGAGGATGACGAATTGCAGTTTCTGCCATATGAACACGCACAACACAAGCGCGCCGAACACCAGTCCTGTAACAACTTGTGGAGCAGCTCCCTTTCGCGCAGCCAGAGTATAGAACTCGTTAAGCCCGAGCACCGCTATGAGCAGCACCATGCCGAAGAACCACAATCCTCCCCACCACGAAAATACAACAATCAGCGGAATGGAGACAAGGGCGACGAGAATGCGTTGCGTGAGGTTCTTCAATGGAACAGTCGATACGATGTTGTTTGACGGTGGAATGCCGGATATTGCAGCAGCCTGTCAGGCAGGGCGCCGCGTGATGCGTATAAGGTAGTAAGTTGCAGCTACAAAAACCACAGCGCTGAGAGTGATGTTCAAGAGAAGAGTTTCGGAATCGGGGAATGTGTCCGGTGAAATCGCAATGAAATTTTCGTCCAATTGAAGATAGACAACAACACAGGCGATGAAGTTGTTAAAGAAATGCGCTGCAATGGAAGTGACAATATTCTGCGTTCGATACACAACAAATCCGAAGTACACGCCAAGCACGATCAGCGGGATGAGCGTGAACGGATTGAGGTGGTATACTCCGAATACGATACCTGCGATAACTGCGGCAGTGAGTCCCCGCTGCGGCCGGGAACCGCCACCATCCTTTGTTCCGGATTCCTCCAACGTCCTCTGAATCAATCCCCGGAACAGTATCTCCTCGCAAATTGCGGGAGTGACTGCAATAACAAGGACCACAAACAAAAACTCGGGAAACGAGTGTGCAGATGTTAACATGCGATACATCCGCTCCATCATCTTCTTGATTTGATCAACAAATTGCTGAACAACCGGAGGAAGCTCAAGAGGTACCGCCTCCTGCAGCATAAGATATCCTTGCAGCAATTGCTGGAGCGCAAACACGGCAACAAGAACAAGAAGAACCTGGCCCGGATGAATAACGCCGAACCGGAACACATTCGTCCGGCCCGGGAAGCGAAGCCTTGCAAGGAGTATTGTTGGAATAAGAATGAAAAGAACTTGTCCGAGCATCGTCGCCAATCTTACTGCTGTGACGTTGGACTCGGCCATATCCATCCCGAACAACAGAAACGTAATGGCGCCGCCGACAATCTGATACAGGAAGAAGATCCCGACCAGTGAAACTGACGCGAACGCCCATGCCGGCATCCGTTGAAACAGTGATGAAACGGATTCAAACGTTGACGGTGGGGGAGATTGGAACGGGCTGTTCCCGCGAGGATTAGCGATGTCGTTCAATGGCTGCCGGTGTGTTCTGGTTGGAAGTACACATCTAACCCTGCTTCGCTTTGATCATCGCTGCCAACAGCGGAACCATGATCTCGTGATGTCCCGTGAAGTACAATCCCCTGCCACCATCCTGCGTCGGGCGGAGTTTGACATTCATTGTCGGACGGTAATGTGTGTTCATGTCGAAGACGGCGGTGGTAAACCCGCGCGCCGGCGTGCCGAGATTCCGCGCAACGGTGAGTGCCTTCAGAAACACTTCCGGCATAATCACAGCAGAGCCGATATTCAACACAACGCCGCCGCCCGTGAGCCCCTTACACAACTCACAAAGCGTCGTAAAATCCCTGAACGTGAGTTCGCCCGTCGCGGCACCATCCATCGTTGGCTGCTGGTGAATGATGTCCGTCCCGATTGCAGCGTGTACCGTTATCGGAATATTGAGCGAGTAGCATGTCGCAAGAAGGCTTACATCTGCGTTCGGAGCCGCAAGGTCGAGAAGCTTTTTGCCGAGCGCTTCGCCGTAGCCCATGTCGGAGTTCTTGTAGGCATCGCTCAGTGTTGTGTTCATCAACTCGCCCGTTTCCTTTGCCATACCAAAGCGCCCGTCCATCATGTTTGCGGCAACGTCTTCACTCGTTTGTCCCCACATTGCGGTTTCAACGTCGTGAATTGCAGCGGCGCTGTTCATGGCAACTGATGTGATGATATGCTTCTTGATCAGATCGATCAGAACAGGGGCTAATCCCACCTTAATCACGTGAGCGCCCATCATCACAATGACCGGCTTGCCATTCTTTCGTGATGTAAGGATGTCGTCAACAAGGGTCTTGAGTTCAGCCGCCATCAGGATGTTTGGCAGACTGTCAACAAACACCGCAAATGAATCGCGGGCTCCGTCGAACGGTTTGGCAAAGTCGTTTGGCGAAACCTTGCTATACCGGTCTTTGATGGAGATCGTTTTGATTTTGGATAAATCGGCTCTTTTGTGTTTTGCCATTTGCGTGCTCTTAAGGTACGGTGCGGAATGATACCGCCACACTATTTGATTCGTGATCTCAAAGGTCCGGCCAACCCCGAATACTGTCTCAACTCAACATCAATCGAGCCGACGACAACTTTTGTGTTTACGCGGATAGGGATCTTGCGTTCATCATCCGTCAACCAGATAACGATACGGCCTTCGGATTTGAAGAGACCTCCTTCTTTCACGAGCGGCTCAACAACGATTGTCTTGAATGTTCCTGCCGCTACTTCCAGTTCCTGCCGGCCTAGGAACTTCACTCGAAGTTCGTGGCTTGTATCCTTGTAGAAGTTGTACAGCGTTACGTAGTCACCCGGCTTCATACCGGAATACTCCAACGTGCGCGCATAGTAGAAGGCCGACATGATATCGTGAACGTATTCGGGAATAGGATGGTCGCCTTCCGAAGTCCGTGCAATGTTCCTTACTTGATCGAAATCGGCTGTGAAATCACGGCGGTACGTTCCTTCGCGGATATGCTGCTCAAACCGCAAGGGAGCGATCGCCTGCGAATCAACAAACGTCAGATACTGGTCGCGTACTTCATAAATCCAGTCAAAACTCTTGAGCGATCTCACTGTGAATTCAACGCGATAGCATGTTCGCCCGTCAATCGTCTCATATCTGGGAATTGCCATTACTGCTTCACCGGCGGTAATCGGCCCGTAGCTCACATCGAACACAAGCCGTTCGCCCACGGTAAATGCGGTATTCTCAACCGTTCTCCACTTGAACCTCTTGAGTGAGTCCTCGACCGCCTTCGCAAGGGAATCCGCCCGACTGAGGGAATCGGCCAGCACTTTCTGGCGAGCAATACGTCTCAACGAATCGGCCTTTGCGGCGGCGGCAATACTGTCGGCGCGGACTTTTGCGGCAGCCGCTGCTTTTGAGGTTGTCGCTTTCTTCTTCGTCGTTGTTTGAGGATGAACAACGGCTGCTGCCATCAACAAAACAAGAACAACAACAACTCCGGACTTAACCTGCATGCACGGTTCCTCCCTGCTTCGTCCGGTTCAACAACGACTTGGCGGAAGCAAAAACCTGGTCGACCGTAATGGTTGCCATACATGCACACGTTGTCTTGTTCTCGATGCAGACATTGCAGTCAACAGGCCTCTCGGGTACAAAGACAATTTTCTTATCTGTGTACGGCCCCCACCGCTTTGCGCTCATGGCAGTGTGCTGCGGAAACAATCCGATTACCGGAGTTCCCATTGCCACAGCAAGATGCAGCGGGCCGGTGGAATTCGACATGAATATCTTTGCAGAACGTATCAGCGCTGCAAACTCCTTGATTGAAAGAGCCTCGTTCAAAGCAACCGCTTTGCCTTCAGACGCCTGAACAACCTCTGCAATTTTCCCGGTTTCTCCTTTGGTTCCCGTCACAACCACACGCAAGCCCAGTTCCGAACCGAGTTTCGCGGCAAGAACGCCAAAGCTGCCAGGCGGCCATTCCCTCGCAGAACCGCCGCTGCCCGGATGGATAACGGCAAATGGAGCATCCGCAACTCCGGCGGCCTGAAGTACCTGCCGGGCTTTTTCTTCCGCTTGTACAGGAACATCAACAACAAACTCGGGCCGGAAATCGTTCGGGAGCGTACAGTCGAGTTCCTTCAGCAAATTAAGATTGTACTCAACCTCATGACGCTTTGCATCTTTGCGATGTTCGTATACTTTTCTGTTGAAAAGAAAGGAATACAGACGATACCCTGTTCCGATTCGCAGCGGAATGCCTGCCCGAAACATCAACCATGCAAGCCGGAACCGCGGATACACAACAACCGCTGCATCGAACTTGCGTTCCCGAAGCACCGTACACATTTCATTGAACGGTATCAGCCCATGCGAAGGTTGTACAGGATTGCTGTTGCGATCATACCAGATCAATTCATCGACGTACGGGTTTCCTTCGAGTACTTCGCCTGTATAGCGTCGCAGCAACATGGCAATATATGCATCGGGGAAACACGAACGGAGGGCGGGCAACATCGGTAGCGTGAGAATCACATCGCCGAGGCGGTCGGTACGGACCAGAAGTATGCGTCGTATCGTGTTCGACGCCCCTTGTGTGGTTGTAAAAAGCAGAACTGGACTCCGAGTTGTCAGAAATCTGAATGAAAAGATAGGCCTTGCAGGGGTGAATTGCAACCAACGCCCGGCTTGTCTCAAATACAACGATCTCTGCGTTGACCGCTTTATTACGAGACCGTCCGCTCGCCGGTCAGCCCGAACACCTCCAAATCCTTCTTCTCACGCATCAGCAGTTGATGATGTTCAATGAACGGGCGTACATCTTCCTGTCGAGCAGCGGCATCTTTCATCAGACGTTGGTTCTCGACAAGAAGGTGTTCGAGTTCGTGACGTCTGAGAATGATCATGCAGCGTTCGGCAACCTTCGCGGGATCGGCTTCCTCCGGCACACCATCCAACTCCTGCCATCCCTTGCTCAATTCATACTTGCTGAACGTGATATCTGCAAGAAACCGTCGCAACTCGGCATCGTCAGTCTCGTCAACAAGCACATTGGCATTCCAGGTTTCCTTCTTCTCACGATGTGAGAAAATCATATCCAGAACGTGATGAACCCGGGGATGCAAAAAATGGTGTGGAGTAACGTGCGTGAAAATAAACTCGACCATCTCGTCGCCGTGTTCAAGCATGAGTCGAAGAAGATCACGCTCAGCCGGCGGAACAGATTGCTGTGTCTGAACAGGTCGGGGCCCGGCTTGAGGCTCAGAGTCTGAGTTCTGGAGTTGTGTCTCGCGTTGCCGCTCGAATTTCTCCCGGGTTCGTTCCTTGCCGATAATCTTTTCCAACTCACGGTACAACGCTGATTCGTAAATGCCGTACCGCTCCGAAAGGCTCTTGATGTAGAAACTCCGCTTCAGTTCATCCTTCATCTTCGCAATTGTTTCAACTATTGAGCGAACCGCCTCGGCTTGCCCTTCAGGAGTGTCAAACAATCCCTGGGACTTCAGCGAAGTTGCTTTGAAGTCGAGAAACGATGCGGCGTTTTCGAGCAATGTGCCGAATGCCTTTCCTCCATTCTTCTTGACAAACGAATCCGGATCGTCACCTTCGGGAAGCGCTGCAACACGAACATCAAGCCCCTGCTCGAGAATAACGTCAACGCCACGCATTGTTGCCTTTGAGCCTGCGGAATCGGCGTCATAGACGAGAGTGATCTTCCTCGCATAACGTCCTATAAGGTCGATCTGTTCTTCTGTCAGAGCCGTGCCGCTTGAGGCGACAATGTTCTTCATCCCTTCCTGATACACAGAAATCAAATCCGCGTAGCCTTCGACGAGAATCGCGTACTCGTGCTCGCGGATTGCTTCCTTTGCCTGAAAAATTCCGTAAAGGCTCCGGCTCTTCGAGTAGATCGGTGTTTCGGGAGAATTGATGTACTTTCCAGGAAGCGGATCATCCTCACGTAACTTCCGGGCGCCGAATCCGATTACCCTGCCCGTCACGGAGAAAATCGGAAACATCGCCCTCCCGCGAAACCTGTCGTAGTAACCCGACCCGTCTTCCCGTTTGATG
The sequence above is a segment of the Bacteroidota bacterium genome. Coding sequences within it:
- the dnaG gene encoding DNA primase produces the protein MRIPESKIEEVRRASDIVDVISGYVRLKKRGKNFLGLCPFHTEKTPSFNVSPERQMYHCFGCGVGGNVFTFVMEHEKVSFVEAVRTLAERAGILLPEEGVDNKEKTTESEALYNACRSAARFFHENMMNTVEGQLALEYFRHRGFKEETIRSFGLGYALNGWDSLLKFAQHENIPVDVMEKAGLLIKREDGSGYYDRFRGRAMFPIFSVTGRVIGFGARKLREDDPLPGKYINSPETPIYSKSRSLYGIFQAKEAIREHEYAILVEGYADLISVYQEGMKNIVASSGTALTEEQIDLIGRYARKITLVYDADSAGSKATMRGVDVILEQGLDVRVAALPEGDDPDSFVKKNGGKAFGTLLENAASFLDFKATSLKSQGLFDTPEGQAEAVRSIVETIAKMKDELKRSFYIKSLSERYGIYESALYRELEKIIGKERTREKFERQRETQLQNSDSEPQAGPRPVQTQQSVPPAERDLLRLMLEHGDEMVEFIFTHVTPHHFLHPRVHHVLDMIFSHREKKETWNANVLVDETDDAELRRFLADITFSKYELSKGWQELDGVPEEADPAKVAERCMIILRRHELEHLLVENQRLMKDAAARQEDVRPFIEHHQLLMREKKDLEVFGLTGERTVS
- a CDS encoding glycosyltransferase family 9 protein translates to MILTLPMLPALRSCFPDAYIAMLLRRYTGEVLEGNPYVDELIWYDRNSNPVQPSHGLIPFNEMCTVLRERKFDAAVVVYPRFRLAWLMFRAGIPLRIGTGYRLYSFLFNRKVYEHRKDAKRHEVEYNLNLLKELDCTLPNDFRPEFVVDVPVQAEEKARQVLQAAGVADAPFAVIHPGSGGSAREWPPGSFGVLAAKLGSELGLRVVVTGTKGETGKIAEVVQASEGKAVALNEALSIKEFAALIRSAKIFMSNSTGPLHLAVAMGTPVIGLFPQHTAMSAKRWGPYTDKKIVFVPERPVDCNVCIENKTTCACMATITVDQVFASAKSLLNRTKQGGTVHAG
- a CDS encoding DUF3108 domain-containing protein gives rise to the protein MQVKSGVVVVLVLLMAAAVVHPQTTTKKKATTSKAAAAAKVRADSIAAAAKADSLRRIARQKVLADSLSRADSLAKAVEDSLKRFKWRTVENTAFTVGERLVFDVSYGPITAGEAVMAIPRYETIDGRTCYRVEFTVRSLKSFDWIYEVRDQYLTFVDSQAIAPLRFEQHIREGTYRRDFTADFDQVRNIARTSEGDHPIPEYVHDIMSAFYYARTLEYSGMKPGDYVTLYNFYKDTSHELRVKFLGRQELEVAAGTFKTIVVEPLVKEGGLFKSEGRIVIWLTDDERKIPIRVNTKVVVGSIDVELRQYSGLAGPLRSRIK